Within the Sulfurospirillum barnesii SES-3 genome, the region GTGAGTTTTCAAGAGATAGCCCATGTGGGAATGATGGGCATTGTGGTGAGTGTTGGTGTGGTGGCTTCAACCTTTCTTATTGGCTATGTTGTAGGAACCAAGCTTTTAAAACTTGATAGAGACACGACCATTTTAACCAGTGTGGGCAGTTCCATTTGTGGGGCGGCGGCGGTGTTGGCAACCGAGCCTGTGGTCAAAGGTGAAGCCTATAAAAGCACCGTGGCGGTTTCAACGGTGGTGCTTTTTGGCAGTATTGCGATGTTTTTGTACCCGTTTATCTATCAGTTAGGATTAGTACCTCTCTCCCCTGAAATGATGGGCATTTACATCGGAGGCACAGTGCATGAGGTAGCTCATGTCGTGGCTGCGGGTAATGCCATTAGCGAAGAGGTGGCGCAAAGTGCGGTCATTGTGAAGATGATACGGGTGATGATGATAGCTCCTTTTCTCATCTTACTCGGTCTTTGGTTAGCCAAAACAAGCACCAAAAGCAGGGGAAAAACAGCGGTGGCGATTCCGTGGTTTGCGCTCTATTTTATTGGGGTGGCAGGGTTTAACTCTTTGCATTGGGTGCCATCGGAGATTGTTGCAAACATCAATGCTCTGGATACCTTTTTACTGACCATGGCAATGAGCGCACTAGGCATGGAGACGCATGTTCAAAAATTTAAAAATGTGGGAATGAAGCCTCTGTATCTGGCAGGAATTTTATTTGCATGGCTCATTTTTGGAGGATTTTACATCGTAAAATTGTCGTTGATGGTGTAAGTGGATAACGTTTAAAATGAGCCAATAAATTAGCCACAGGGTAATTTATTGGCTCCTCTGATTTGTTATGTTTATTTCGCTGGCTAATATATTTTAATAGTATTAACAAGCAGTTATATCTATTTTTAATTTTGTTATCAAAGTAATGATTTGTTTTATCTGGTCTAAAATAATAAGTTGTTTTTCTTTTAAAATTTGTTTGTTTATTTCTTGATTTTCATTAGAAACTTCACTACTAAATGTTAGTTGATAGTGAAATTTAGATTCTTCAACTTCTGAATTAAATAAATTTAGTTTAAAATTTAATTGAAGTAAATTACTTTGTACATTTTCATCGAGCAAAGAAATGTCATTTATTTTTGACCTTAAATATGGTAAATCATACTTTTTGAATGATAAAAATTTATCCATATTTTCATATAGTTGTATTTCTGTTATTGTCTCTAATTCTTCTTTTGGTGTTTTTTTCAACTTTTTTAATCTTACTAATTTATCATTGTAATCATTTATTCCATTGTAGTTTTCATAAATGTTAATTAAATCATCAAATAACTTATGATTAATTGCAACATATTTTGATTCAATTAAATATGCAACATTTGCCATAATAATTTGACATTCTTCCATTTCAGACAAAAGACTTTTTTTAATTTTTATTGCTTTCTTTTTGTCTTGAATGTAATTTATGATTGATGGAGATAGTAGTCCTAGAAGCCAACCTAATATTAACATTAATACAGCTTGTATTTCAGTACTCATAATTTTCCTTTTTGTTCATTTGTAAACATAACTATATATTCAACATACATTATAGTGTCAAACAGCCTAAAAAATAAAAAACCATACCTATATGACGCCATACCGTCAATCATAAAAAACACTTTCAATAAAGAGAACTTAGTCTCTTCCAAAAAACTCCGAGGCTTCCGAGATAATGAGAAACGCTTCAGGGTCGTACTCTCGGATGATGTCTTTTAGCAGTTGGATTTTCGAACTCTCTACGGTCACCAAAATCACCGTTTTTACTTGCTTTTGGTGGTGAAGCCCCACACCTGTAAAAATTGTTCCATGCTCTTCGATGCGCTCTCTAATCTGCTCGGTCAACGTTTCAACATTGTTGGAGACGATTTGCACTACTTTGCGAGGGGGACGACCTATTAAAATCACATCAATCATCTTTGCGGTCACATAGACACCTAGCATACTGTAAAGCGCTTTTTTGATGTCACCGTGCGTGAGAATAAACGCAAACATAATGCTAATATCAATCGCAAAGAGCACTTCGGAGGCTTTAAATTTACTCTTCATCGCCACGATTTCACCCACCACGGAAGTGCTTCCTGTGGAGGAGCGCCCTTTGATGACCAATCCCACGCCCAGTCCTATAAACATACCCCCAAAAATAGCCGCTAAAAGAATGTCATCGGTAATGGGTTTTAGGCGTAAAAATTCACGAAAGAAGTCTGTAAAAAAGGAGGTTCCAAGCATGGCAAGGAGGGTTTTAAAGGTGTACTGTTTTCCAAAATAGATAAAGCCCAAAACAATAAAGGGAATACTCACCAAAATGATAAGTGTTCCAAGGGTGAGCGAGTCAATGAGGTAGTGCAAAATGAGCGCAATGCCAATGCCTCCTCCCGTGACCATATTGTTCGGGGAGAGGAAGCAGACAA harbors:
- a CDS encoding YitT family protein, whose protein sequence is MDEKITKQCEASSFKHHGLLKIMKKPSASLALLQYVYVLLGTVSMAFAVVCFLSPNNMVTGGGIGIALILHYLIDSLTLGTLIILVSIPFIVLGFIYFGKQYTFKTLLAMLGTSFFTDFFREFLRLKPITDDILLAAIFGGMFIGLGVGLVIKGRSSTGSTSVVGEIVAMKSKFKASEVLFAIDISIMFAFILTHGDIKKALYSMLGVYVTAKMIDVILIGRPPRKVVQIVSNNVETLTEQIRERIEEHGTIFTGVGLHHQKQVKTVILVTVESSKIQLLKDIIREYDPEAFLIISEASEFFGRD
- a CDS encoding YeiH family protein translates to MFQKANRSNTLSGLLFVALFAMSASYIAQFEWMKRLGMSPLIVGILLGMFYANTLRHKLPKEWEAGLFFSTKTLLRAGIVLYGFRVSFQEIAHVGMMGIVVSVGVVASTFLIGYVVGTKLLKLDRDTTILTSVGSSICGAAAVLATEPVVKGEAYKSTVAVSTVVLFGSIAMFLYPFIYQLGLVPLSPEMMGIYIGGTVHEVAHVVAAGNAISEEVAQSAVIVKMIRVMMIAPFLILLGLWLAKTSTKSRGKTAVAIPWFALYFIGVAGFNSLHWVPSEIVANINALDTFLLTMAMSALGMETHVQKFKNVGMKPLYLAGILFAWLIFGGFYIVKLSLMV